The following coding sequences are from one Lolium rigidum isolate FL_2022 chromosome 6, APGP_CSIRO_Lrig_0.1, whole genome shotgun sequence window:
- the LOC124662077 gene encoding mitochondrial-processing peptidase subunit alpha-like: MYRAASGLGALKQRGADAQMLNIAIRSASTSVAQRSSGGGFLSWLTGAPSNALLPPDFALPGVTIPEPLPDHVKPSETKITALSNGVKIASETSPGSSCSVGVYVNSGSVYEAPETLGATQLLKKLAFTTTRNRSQLRVVREICAIGGNAKASANRELTSYSYGALKTYMPEMVEVLVDCVRNPAFLDWEVKEEITKLKAELAQASTNPESFLLDALHSAGYSGALANPLIASDASISRLNTDVLEEFLAENYTSPRIVLAASGVDHDELVSIAEPLLSDIPNATGTVKPKSVYVGGEYRRAADSSNTDIALAFELPGGWLKEKDYVTASVLQTLLGGGGLFSWGRPGKGLHSRLNHLVNEFDQIKSISAFKDVHSTTGIFGIHTSTAAAFVPKAIDLAARELTSLATPGQVDQAQLDRAKAAAKSAILASLESKASATEDMGRQVLAFGERKPVENLLKIVDGVTLKDVSTLAEKIISSPLTMASHGNVLNVPAYETVRGKFSSK; this comes from the exons ATGTACCGAGCCGCCTCCGGCCTCGGCGCCCTCAAG CAGCGTGGGGCGGATGCTCAGATGTTGAATATCGCAATTAGGTCTGCTAGCACAAGTGTTGCACAGCGTTCATCGGGTGGTGGCTTCCTAAGCTGGCTCACAGGCGCACCTTCAAATGCATTACTCCCACCTGACTTTGCACTCCCAGGAGTCACCATTCCTGAGCCGCTACCCGACCATGTGAAGCCTTCTGAGACAAAAATCACAGCACTCTCAAATGGTGTCAAAATTGCATCTGAGACATCTCCG GGATCGTCGTGTTCCGTTGGAGTTTATGTCAACAGCGGGTCTGTCTATGAAGCACCTGAAACACTTGGTGCCACTCAGCTGTTGAAGAAACTGGCCTTTACTACCACTAGAAACAGGAGCCAGTTGCGTGTTGTGCGTGAAATCTGTGCTATAGGTGGTAATGCCAAAGCATCAGCTAACCGTGAGCTCACGAGCTACAGCTATGGGGCTCTGAAGACTTACATGCCTGAAATGGTTGAAGTTCTTGTTGATTGTGTTCGGAATCCTGCTTTTCTTGACTGGGAAGTAAAGGAAGAG ATAACAAAACTGAAGGCAGAGCTTGCACAAGCTTCAACTAATCCAGAAAGTTTCCTCTTGGACGCCCTTCATTCTGCTGGCTATTCTGGGGCTTTGGCAAACCCATTGATTGCCTCAGACGCTTCCATTAGCAGATTAAATACAGATGTTCTGGAAGAGTTCCTAGCT GAGAACTACACCTCCCCTCGAATTGTTCTAGCTGCATCTGGTGTCGACCATGATGAACTTGTATCAATTGCCGAACCTCTCCTCTCTGACATTCCCAATGCAACTGGAACAGTAAAGCCAAAATCTGTCTATGTTGGTGGAGAATATAGACGTGCAGCAGATTCATCC AACACAGATATTGCTCTGGCTTTTGAGCTTCCTGGTGGATGGTTGAAAGAAAAGGATTATGTTACTGCATCAGTTCTCCAG ACACTTTTGGGTGGTGGTGGTTTGTTTTCTTGGGGAAGACCTGGAAAAGGCTTGCATTCACGCCTAA ATCATCTTGTAAATGAATTTGACCAAATCAAATCAATCTCTGCTTTCAAGGATGTTCACAGTACCACTGGCATTTTTGGAATTCATACATCAACT GCTGCAGCATTTGTTCCTAAAGCTATTGACTTAGCAGCCCGAGAACTCACTTCCCTTGCGACTCCTGGTCAAG TTGACCAGGCCCAGCTAGATCGTGCTAAAGCAGCAGCTAAATCTGCAATCTTGGCAAGCCTGGAATCAAAG GCATCAGCAACCGAAGATATGGGGCGCCAAGTTTTGGCATTTGGTGAAAG GAAACCTGTGGAGAACCTTCTGAAGATTGTTGATGGTGTCACTCTGAAAGATGTGTCAACTCTCGCTGAGAAAATCATCTCATCTCCCTTGACAATGGCATCCCATGGAAAcg TTCTCAACGTACCAGCATACGAGACCGTGCGCGGCAAGTTCAGCTCGAAATGA
- the LOC124659382 gene encoding ATP-dependent 6-phosphofructokinase 6-like gives MESVRVAPAPAAAAAALAEQKLKLIEQKTEPLPPAAAAAAKAPASACKWAMKKKLVGGDAGYVLEDVPHLTDYLPELPTYPNPLQDNPAYSVVKQYFVNTDDTVTQKIVVHKTSARGTHFRRAGPRQRVYFQSDEVNAAIVTCGGLCPGLNTVIRELVCGLYDMYGITSVVGIEGGYKGFYSRNTVTLTPKSVNDIHKRGGTILGTSRGGHDTAKIVDSLQDRGINQVYIIGGDGTQQGASVIYEEVRRRGLKCAVVGVPKTIDNDIAVIDKSFGFDTAVEEAQRAINAAHVEAESAENGIGVVKLMGRNSGFIAMYATLASRDVDCCLIPESPFYLEGKGGLLEFIQKRLKDSGHMVIVVAEGAGQDLIAQSMNFVDTQDASGNKLLLDVGLWLSQKIKDHFKKKTNFPITLKYIDPTYMIRAVRSNASDNVYCTLLAHSALHGAMAGYTGYTVAPVNGRHAYIPFYRITEKQNKVVITDRMWARVLCSTNQPCFLSHEDVENMKHDDDERHHLHNTQLLDGSPAKCSPECNGSAAVV, from the exons ATGGAGTCCGTCCGCGTCGCCCCTgctcccgcggcggcggcggcggcgttggcggagCAGAAGCTCAAGCTTATTGAGCAGAAGACGGAACCTttgccccccgccgccgccgccgccgcgaaggcGCCGGCGTCGGCGTGCAAgtgggcgatgaagaagaagctgGTGGGCGGCGACGCCGGGTACGTGCTCGAGGACGTGCCCCACCTCACCGACTACCTCCCCGAGCTCCCG ACGTACCCGAATCCCCTGCAGGACAACCCGGCCTACTCGGTCGTCAA GCAGTACTTCGTCAACACGGACGACACCGTCACGCAGAAG ATTGTTGTTCATAAGACTAGTGCGAGGGGCACCCATTTCCGCCGCGCCGGGCCGCGCCAGAGGGTCTACTTCCAGTCCGATGAGGTGAACGCGGCCATCGTCACCTGCGGCGGCCTCTGCCCCGGGCTGAACACGGTCATCCGCGAGCTCGTGTGCGGCCTGTACGACATGTACGGTATCACCAGCGTCGTCGGCATTGAG GGTGGATACAAGGGTTTCTATTCACGAAACACCGTCACATTGACACCGAAATCGGTGAATGACATCCATAAGAGAGGGGGAACCATTCTGGGAACTTCAAGGGGAGGGCATGACACTGCCAAAATTGTTGATAGTCTTCAGGATCGTGGTATTAACCAGGTCTACATTATTGGAGGTGATGGTACTCAGCAAGGCGCTTCCGTAATATACGAG GAAGTCCGTAGACGGGGCCTCAAATGTGCAGTTGTCGGGGTTCCAAAGACCATAGATAACGATATTGCT GTGATTGACAAATCTTTTGGATTTGACACTGCTGTGGAGGAGGCTCAAAGAGCCATCAATGCTGCGCATGTCGAAGCTGAAAGTGCAGAGAATGGCATTGGTGTTGTGAAGCTAATGGGTCGCAATAGTG GGTTTATCGCCATGTATGCTACTCTAGCTAGTCGTGATGTG GACTGTTGCTTAATCCCAGAGTCACCATTCTACCTCGAAGGAAAAGGAGGCCTCCTTGAGTTCATTCAGAAACGGCTCAAGGACAGTGGTCATATGGTCATTGTGGTTGCCGAGGGTGCTGGCCAAGATCTCATCGCCCAGAGCATGAATTTTGTAGACACTCAGGATGCTTCTGGAAATAAGCTGCTTCTGGATGTTGGCCTTTGGCTATCCCAGAAGATCAAG GATCATTTCAAGAAGAAGACCAACTTCCCCATAACTCTCAAGTACATCGATCCGACATACATGATCCGTGCGGTCCGATCAAACGCCTCTGACAACGTCTACTGCACTCTGCTTGCACACAgcgccctccatggcgccatgGCAGGGTACACTGGCTACACCGTCGCGCCCGTAAACGGCAGACACGCTTACATCCCGTTCTAT AGAATCACGGAGAAGCAGAACAAAGTCGTGATCACTGATAGGATGTGGGCGAGGGTTTTGTGCTCCACGAACCAGCCTTGCTTCCTGAGCCACGAGGATGTCGAGAACATGAAGCACGATGACGACGAGCGCCACCACCTCCACAACACGCAGCTCCTCGACGGCTCCCCGGCGAAGTGCTCACCTGAATGTAATGGGTCAGCAGCTGTAGTGTGA